A genomic stretch from Coffea arabica cultivar ET-39 chromosome 10c, Coffea Arabica ET-39 HiFi, whole genome shotgun sequence includes:
- the LOC113713423 gene encoding SH3 domain-containing protein 2-like isoform X3, with translation MEAIRKQATKLREQVAKQQQAVLKQFAGGLGGSETAVNDDTELQQHQKLEKLYFSTRAGKHFQRDIIRGVEGYIVTGSKQVEIGTKLSEDSRKYGAENTCTCGSTLSQAALSYSRARALIEKEHGHLLKALGTQVAEPLRAMVVGAPLEDARQLAQRYDRVRQEVEAQAIEVSRRQAKVRESNGHPDYVAKLEAAETKLEELKSNMAKLGKEAAAAMAAVEAQQQRLTLQRLITMVEAERHYHQRILQILDQLEAEMLSERQRNEDPPRTAAENTMQPPPSYGELNGVFASQSNDGSMDALGYFLGEVVHPYQAESDVELSLSVGDYVVVRKFFKLCGRQQTCSARAAI, from the exons ATGGAAGCTATTAGGAAACAGGCAACCAAGCTCAGGGAACAAGTCGCCAAACAACAGCAG GCTGTGCTCAAACAGTTTGCTGGTGGACTTGGGGGTTCAGAAACTGCCGTAAATGATGACACAGAACTGCAGCAGCATCAAAAACTTGAGAAACTTTACTTCTCTACTCGTGCTGGAAAG CACTTTCAGAGGGATATTATTCGAGGTGTGGAGGGCTATATTGTTACTGGATCAAAGCAAGTTGAGATCG GTACTAAGTTGTCAGAAGATAGTAGAAAGTATGGTGCTGAAAACACGTGTACCTGTGGTAGTACGTTATCTCAAGCTGCATTGAGTTACAGTAGAGCTCGTGCTCTAATCGAGAAGGAGCATGGTCATCTGTTGAAAGCACTTGGCACACAG GTTGCTGAGCCATTGAGAGCCATGGTTGTCGGTGCTCCACTAGAGGATGCTCGGCAGCTTGCGCAACGTTATGACAGAGTGAGACAAGAAGTGGAAGCTCAG GCTATTGAGGTTTCCAGACGCCAAGCTAAAGTGAGGGAGTCAAATGGTCATCCTGATTATGTAGCAAAGCTGGAAGCTGCAGAAACGAAGCTTGAAGAGCTCAAGTCAAATATGGCTAAATTGGGCAAAGAAGCTGCTGCTGCGATGGCTGCTGTGGAAGCGCAACAACAGAGATTGACGCTCCAGCGACTTATAACAATG GTCGAGGCAGAGCGCCATTATCATCAGCGAATTCTACAGATACTTGATCAACTAGAAGCTGag ATGTTGTCAGAACGTCAACGTAATGAAGATCCACCAAGAACGGCTGCAGAAAATACCATGCAGCCACCACCTTCTTATGGAGAACTTAATGGTGTGTTTGCTTCTCAATCAAATGATGGGTCCATGGACGCCTTGGGTTACTTCCTAGGAGAG GTAGTGCATCCGTACCAAGCCGAGTCTGATGTGGAGTTATCATTGTCGGTTGGTGACTATGTCGTAGTGAGAAAG TTTTTTAAGTTGTGTGGGCGACAGCAAACTTGTAGCGCCAGAGCTGCTATCTG A
- the LOC113713423 gene encoding SH3 domain-containing protein 2-like isoform X2 yields the protein MEAIRKQATKLREQVAKQQQAVLKQFAGGLGGSETAVNDDTELQQHQKLEKLYFSTRAGKHFQRDIIRGVEGYIVTGSKQVEIGTKLSEDSRKYGAENTCTCGSTLSQAALSYSRARALIEKEHGHLLKALGTQVAEPLRAMVVGAPLEDARQLAQRYDRVRQEVEAQAIEVSRRQAKVRESNGHPDYVAKLEAAETKLEELKSNMAKLGKEAAAAMAAVEAQQQRLTLQRLITMVEAERHYHQRILQILDQLEAEMLSERQRNEDPPRTAAENTMQPPPSYGELNGVFASQSNDGSMDALGYFLGEVVHPYQAESDVELSLSVGDYVVVRKFFKLCGRQQTCSARAAIWLVL from the exons ATGGAAGCTATTAGGAAACAGGCAACCAAGCTCAGGGAACAAGTCGCCAAACAACAGCAG GCTGTGCTCAAACAGTTTGCTGGTGGACTTGGGGGTTCAGAAACTGCCGTAAATGATGACACAGAACTGCAGCAGCATCAAAAACTTGAGAAACTTTACTTCTCTACTCGTGCTGGAAAG CACTTTCAGAGGGATATTATTCGAGGTGTGGAGGGCTATATTGTTACTGGATCAAAGCAAGTTGAGATCG GTACTAAGTTGTCAGAAGATAGTAGAAAGTATGGTGCTGAAAACACGTGTACCTGTGGTAGTACGTTATCTCAAGCTGCATTGAGTTACAGTAGAGCTCGTGCTCTAATCGAGAAGGAGCATGGTCATCTGTTGAAAGCACTTGGCACACAG GTTGCTGAGCCATTGAGAGCCATGGTTGTCGGTGCTCCACTAGAGGATGCTCGGCAGCTTGCGCAACGTTATGACAGAGTGAGACAAGAAGTGGAAGCTCAG GCTATTGAGGTTTCCAGACGCCAAGCTAAAGTGAGGGAGTCAAATGGTCATCCTGATTATGTAGCAAAGCTGGAAGCTGCAGAAACGAAGCTTGAAGAGCTCAAGTCAAATATGGCTAAATTGGGCAAAGAAGCTGCTGCTGCGATGGCTGCTGTGGAAGCGCAACAACAGAGATTGACGCTCCAGCGACTTATAACAATG GTCGAGGCAGAGCGCCATTATCATCAGCGAATTCTACAGATACTTGATCAACTAGAAGCTGag ATGTTGTCAGAACGTCAACGTAATGAAGATCCACCAAGAACGGCTGCAGAAAATACCATGCAGCCACCACCTTCTTATGGAGAACTTAATGGTGTGTTTGCTTCTCAATCAAATGATGGGTCCATGGACGCCTTGGGTTACTTCCTAGGAGAG GTAGTGCATCCGTACCAAGCCGAGTCTGATGTGGAGTTATCATTGTCGGTTGGTGACTATGTCGTAGTGAGAAAG TTTTTTAAGTTGTGTGGGCGACAGCAAACTTGTAGCGCCAGAGCTGCTATCTGGTTGGTGCTGTAG
- the LOC113713423 gene encoding SH3 domain-containing protein 2-like isoform X1, with protein sequence MEAIRKQATKLREQVAKQQQAVLKQFAGGLGGSETAVNDDTELQQHQKLEKLYFSTRAGKHFQRDIIRGVEGYIVTGSKQVEIGTKLSEDSRKYGAENTCTCGSTLSQAALSYSRARALIEKEHGHLLKALGTQVAEPLRAMVVGAPLEDARQLAQRYDRVRQEVEAQAIEVSRRQAKVRESNGHPDYVAKLEAAETKLEELKSNMAKLGKEAAAAMAAVEAQQQRLTLQRLITMVEAERHYHQRILQILDQLEAEMLSERQRNEDPPRTAAENTMQPPPSYGELNGVFASQSNDGSMDALGYFLGEVVHPYQAESDVELSLSVGDYVVVRKISNNGWAEGECKGKAGWFPFGYVERRERVLASKVAEVF encoded by the exons ATGGAAGCTATTAGGAAACAGGCAACCAAGCTCAGGGAACAAGTCGCCAAACAACAGCAG GCTGTGCTCAAACAGTTTGCTGGTGGACTTGGGGGTTCAGAAACTGCCGTAAATGATGACACAGAACTGCAGCAGCATCAAAAACTTGAGAAACTTTACTTCTCTACTCGTGCTGGAAAG CACTTTCAGAGGGATATTATTCGAGGTGTGGAGGGCTATATTGTTACTGGATCAAAGCAAGTTGAGATCG GTACTAAGTTGTCAGAAGATAGTAGAAAGTATGGTGCTGAAAACACGTGTACCTGTGGTAGTACGTTATCTCAAGCTGCATTGAGTTACAGTAGAGCTCGTGCTCTAATCGAGAAGGAGCATGGTCATCTGTTGAAAGCACTTGGCACACAG GTTGCTGAGCCATTGAGAGCCATGGTTGTCGGTGCTCCACTAGAGGATGCTCGGCAGCTTGCGCAACGTTATGACAGAGTGAGACAAGAAGTGGAAGCTCAG GCTATTGAGGTTTCCAGACGCCAAGCTAAAGTGAGGGAGTCAAATGGTCATCCTGATTATGTAGCAAAGCTGGAAGCTGCAGAAACGAAGCTTGAAGAGCTCAAGTCAAATATGGCTAAATTGGGCAAAGAAGCTGCTGCTGCGATGGCTGCTGTGGAAGCGCAACAACAGAGATTGACGCTCCAGCGACTTATAACAATG GTCGAGGCAGAGCGCCATTATCATCAGCGAATTCTACAGATACTTGATCAACTAGAAGCTGag ATGTTGTCAGAACGTCAACGTAATGAAGATCCACCAAGAACGGCTGCAGAAAATACCATGCAGCCACCACCTTCTTATGGAGAACTTAATGGTGTGTTTGCTTCTCAATCAAATGATGGGTCCATGGACGCCTTGGGTTACTTCCTAGGAGAG GTAGTGCATCCGTACCAAGCCGAGTCTGATGTGGAGTTATCATTGTCGGTTGGTGACTATGTCGTAGTGAGAAAG ATATCAAATAATGGGTGGGCTGAAGGAGAATGCAAGGGAAAGGCTGGTTGGTTCCCTTTTGGATATGTGGAAAGACGTGAACGGGTTCTTGCAAGCAAAGTGGCTGAAGTATTTTGA
- the LOC113714951 gene encoding B-box zinc finger protein 20-like, whose translation MKIQCDVCDKGEASVFCVADEAALCNTCDHRVHHANKLASKHHRFSLLQPPPKQAPLCDICQERRAFLFCQQDRAILCRECDIPIHKANEHTEKHNRFLLTGVKLSENSALYAPSEAAAAISASTSLTNVSDAVPTFNPQSTVINKPVSISRENVLQFNPTPRTNASKATSTTSASANTVTAAAATNEKGITTTTTTAMNGQTMNGLDTNNSSTPTSSIAEYLIEMLPGWHVEDFLDSSSPFGFCKSTGDGEMIPFWDEGLHSDLSSFLPENTGLWVPQAAPVPLHAHPTTQPQCFSTSSASNVGFGFGFGGHIGSKDMISNIKSSRKRNDDNSFAVPQISPPSSASSKRLKTTTLW comes from the exons ATGAAGATCCAGTGCGATGTGTGTGACAAAGGAGAAGCATCGGTCTTCTGTGTTGCAGATGAGGCAGCTCTATGCAATACTTGCGACCACAGGGTCCACCATGCTAATAAGCTAGCAAGCAAGCACCACCGCTTCTCTCTTCTTCAGCCACCACCCAAACAAGCCCCTCTCTGCGATATCTGTCAG GAGAGAAGGGCCTTCTTGTTTTGCCAACAAGATCGGGCTATTTTATGCAGAGAGTGTGATATTCCAATACATAAAGCAAACGAGCACACTGAAAAACACAACAGGTTCCTTCTCACAGGTGTCAAGCTCTCAGAAAATTCTGCCCTTTATGCACCATcagaagcagcagcagcaatcTCTGCTAGTACCTCTCTGACCAACGTTTCTGATGCAGTTCCCACTTTCAACCCCCAGAGCACAGTTATTAACAAGCCTGTTTCTATTAGCCGCGAGAACGTTTTGCAGTTTAATCCAACCCCTCGAACGAATGCCTCGAAGGCTACCAGTACAACTTCAGCTAGTGCAAACACGGTAACTGCAGCAGCAGCTACAAATGAGAAAGGTATTactaccaccaccaccactgcTATGAATGGACAAACGATGAATGGATTGGATACCAATAATAGTTCGACTCCCACAAGTAGCATAGCTGAGTACTTGATAGAGATGCTGCCAGGATGGCATGTTGAAGACTTTCTTGATTCCTCGTCTCCTTTTGGTTTCTGTAAG AGTACTGGTGATGGTGAGATGATTCCATTTTGGGATGAAGGTCTTCATAGCGATCTGAGCTCGTTCCTGCCAGAAAATACGGGTCTTTGGGTCCCGCAAGCTGCGCCTGTGCCCCTGCATGCACATCCTACTACTCAACCTCAATGCTTTTCCACTTCCTCCGCATCCAATGtgggttttggttttggtttcgGTGGGCATATAGGTTCCAAAGACATGATCTCAAACATCAAGTCCAGCAGAAAGCGGAATGACGACAATTCTTTTGCGGTTCCACAGATCAGCCCACCTTCTTCTGCCTCCTCCAAGAGACTTAAAACGACTACTTTATGGTAG